In one Bacillus thuringiensis genomic region, the following are encoded:
- a CDS encoding MarR family winged helix-turn-helix transcriptional regulator, with protein MRDNTIGSLIWLRLIRFTNQSNQMSNEFLKRFDLTTAQFDVLLQIRTYQPLTQMELAEKVTVTQGGISRMLTRLEKEGYIVRKQDWKTKTISLTEQGEAALERALPEQLAFQSSFFDDVLNEEEQKILYELMTKVHKHSEKKELPKE; from the coding sequence ATGCGTGATAATACGATAGGATCATTAATATGGTTACGTTTAATACGATTTACGAACCAAAGTAATCAAATGTCAAATGAGTTTTTAAAACGTTTTGATTTAACGACAGCTCAATTTGATGTGCTTTTGCAAATACGTACGTATCAACCACTAACACAAATGGAGTTAGCTGAAAAGGTAACTGTTACACAAGGTGGCATTTCTCGAATGTTAACTCGTCTTGAAAAAGAAGGATATATTGTACGAAAACAAGATTGGAAAACGAAAACAATTAGTCTTACAGAGCAAGGAGAAGCAGCTTTAGAGAGAGCATTGCCAGAGCAACTTGCATTTCAATCATCTTTTTTTGATGATGTATTAAATGAAGAAGAACAGAAAATATTATACGAGCTAATGACGAAAGTTCATAAGCATAGTGAAAAAAAAGAATTACCGAAAGAGTAA
- a CDS encoding LLM class flavin-dependent oxidoreductase yields the protein MEKYRMDTNKGMEFGLYSIGDHVLNPHNGEKISAEQRIHELIDTAKLADEAGLDVFAVGESHQTHFTTQAHTVILGAIAQATKNIKIASSATIVSTSDPVRVYEDFATIDLISNGRAEIVVGRGSRIGGYSLLGYDVNDYEELFEEKMDLLLKINNEEHVTWNGQFRAPLAYASVIPRAKNNNLPIWRAVGGPPASAIKAGRAGVPMMITTLGGPAINFKGSVDAYREAAVQSGFDPASLPVATTSLFYTAKNSQDALSEYYPHINAGMLTLRGGGYPKQQFTNAIDYRDALMVGSPQQIIEKMLYQYELFGQQRFMAQIDFGGVPFDKIEKNIELIATEILPAVRKHTAK from the coding sequence ATGGAAAAATACCGTATGGATACAAATAAAGGGATGGAGTTTGGATTATATTCAATTGGTGATCACGTTTTAAATCCGCATAACGGAGAGAAAATTAGTGCAGAACAAAGAATTCACGAACTAATTGATACAGCTAAGTTAGCGGATGAAGCTGGACTTGATGTATTTGCTGTCGGTGAAAGTCATCAAACGCATTTTACAACACAAGCTCATACAGTTATTTTAGGAGCTATTGCACAAGCTACGAAAAATATAAAAATTGCAAGTTCAGCAACGATAGTAAGTACATCTGATCCGGTACGAGTATATGAGGATTTTGCTACAATTGACTTAATTTCTAATGGACGTGCAGAAATCGTGGTTGGTCGTGGATCTCGTATTGGGGGATATAGTTTACTTGGTTATGACGTGAATGATTATGAAGAATTATTTGAAGAGAAGATGGATCTTTTATTAAAAATTAATAACGAGGAACATGTAACTTGGAATGGACAGTTCAGAGCACCACTTGCATACGCATCGGTTATTCCAAGAGCGAAAAATAATAATTTACCAATTTGGCGTGCAGTTGGTGGCCCACCAGCTAGTGCGATTAAAGCAGGGCGTGCGGGTGTGCCAATGATGATAACAACACTAGGTGGTCCAGCTATTAACTTTAAAGGATCAGTAGATGCTTATCGTGAGGCTGCTGTACAAAGCGGATTTGATCCAGCTAGTTTACCAGTTGCGACAACGAGTTTATTTTATACGGCAAAAAATTCACAAGATGCACTTAGTGAATATTACCCTCACATTAATGCTGGTATGCTCACACTGCGCGGTGGTGGGTATCCGAAACAGCAATTTACAAATGCAATAGATTACCGTGATGCTTTAATGGTTGGTAGCCCACAACAAATCATTGAGAAAATGCTTTACCAATATGAATTGTTTGGCCAACAACGCTTTATGGCACAAATTGATTTTGGCGGTGTACCATTTGATAAAATTGAGAAAAATATTGAATTAATTGCTACTGAAATTTTACCAGCCGTTAGAAAACATACAGCAAAATAA
- the cydD gene encoding thiol reductant ABC exporter subunit CydD — MKRKRGLPSYPGSRILYVALTIISILEAFSIIAQTIFLARAITFLFHGETVQTILSEVVYFGIAFAARHIVVRTSQILVERFAEKTGSLLRKQLIEAYFTLGPRYVQTVGTGHLVTLSIEGIEKFKTYIELTIPKMIRSSIVPGLIVLYVFTLDIESGIILVVTIPIVIIFMILLGLAAQKMADSQYEIYRVLSNHFVDTLKGLETLKYLGKSEQHEGKIEKVSKRYRKATMCTLRVAFLSSFALDFFTSLSIAFVAVGLGIRLIDGTIILLPALTILILAPEYFLPIKQVGANYHATLDGQIAMEQIEEILQQQKGIEKKDLNEDIVWNASSSLKLQDIKVNNTESEKAILERINFTWEGNGAIGVIGESGAGKSTLIDVLAGFLSPSSGKMLVNGLEVDGSTREDWQKNIAYISQQPYIFPLSLKDNIRFYETKATDEEVERVINEVGLRSLVTSLPNGMHERIGEGGRMLSGGQEQRVAMARALLSKKPIILLDEPTAHLDIETEFEIKQAMLRLFNGKLVFLATHRLHWMKQMDHILILNKGEMKESGTYEELLESETLHFHREERGEK, encoded by the coding sequence ATGAAAAGAAAAAGAGGACTTCCGTCTTATCCCGGTAGCCGTATTTTATATGTAGCGTTAACGATTATTAGTATTTTAGAAGCTTTTAGTATTATTGCGCAAACAATCTTTTTAGCACGAGCTATTACGTTTTTATTTCATGGAGAGACAGTACAAACAATATTAAGTGAAGTTGTTTATTTTGGTATCGCGTTTGCAGCGCGTCACATAGTAGTCCGAACATCACAAATATTAGTGGAACGTTTTGCCGAAAAAACAGGGTCGTTACTAAGAAAACAATTGATAGAGGCATATTTCACATTAGGTCCAAGGTATGTTCAAACGGTTGGAACTGGTCATCTGGTTACCTTATCAATTGAGGGGATTGAGAAATTTAAAACATATATTGAATTAACGATTCCTAAAATGATTAGAAGCAGTATCGTTCCAGGTCTAATTGTACTATATGTTTTTACGCTAGATATTGAGTCTGGAATCATTTTAGTTGTAACGATTCCTATCGTGATCATATTTATGATTCTTCTCGGATTAGCAGCGCAAAAAATGGCAGATAGTCAGTATGAGATATATCGTGTACTTTCGAACCATTTTGTAGATACGTTAAAAGGTTTAGAAACATTAAAGTATTTAGGGAAAAGTGAACAGCACGAAGGAAAGATTGAAAAAGTAAGTAAAAGATATAGAAAAGCAACGATGTGTACTTTGCGAGTTGCTTTTCTTTCTTCTTTTGCATTAGATTTCTTTACGAGTTTATCAATCGCGTTTGTGGCAGTTGGATTAGGGATACGCTTAATAGATGGAACGATTATACTATTACCAGCCCTTACAATTTTGATTTTAGCTCCGGAATATTTTCTGCCGATTAAACAAGTGGGAGCAAATTATCATGCGACATTAGATGGACAAATTGCGATGGAGCAAATAGAAGAGATTTTGCAACAACAAAAAGGAATAGAAAAGAAAGATTTAAATGAAGATATAGTATGGAATGCCTCTAGTAGCTTGAAATTACAAGATATTAAAGTTAATAATACTGAATCTGAGAAGGCTATATTAGAAAGGATTAATTTTACTTGGGAAGGTAACGGTGCTATTGGTGTTATTGGTGAAAGTGGTGCGGGGAAATCGACGTTAATCGACGTATTAGCCGGGTTTTTATCTCCTTCGAGTGGAAAGATGTTAGTAAATGGTCTAGAAGTTGATGGATCTACTCGTGAAGATTGGCAAAAAAATATTGCTTACATTTCGCAGCAACCTTATATTTTTCCGCTTTCATTAAAGGATAACATTCGTTTTTATGAAACAAAAGCAACAGATGAAGAAGTTGAAAGAGTTATTAATGAAGTCGGCCTTCGTTCACTCGTTACATCACTTCCAAATGGGATGCACGAAAGAATTGGAGAAGGTGGACGTATGCTAAGTGGCGGACAAGAACAGCGTGTTGCTATGGCGCGTGCACTTTTAAGTAAAAAACCAATCATTTTATTAGATGAGCCTACGGCACATCTTGATATTGAAACCGAATTTGAAATAAAGCAAGCGATGTTACGTCTATTTAATGGAAAGTTAGTATTTTTAGCAACTCACCGTCTACATTGGATGAAACAAATGGACCATATCCTTATTTTAAATAAAGGGGAAATGAAAGAAAGTGGGACGTATGAAGAACTTTTAGAGAGTGAGACATTACATTTTCATAGGGAAGAGAGGGGAGAGAAATGA
- the cydB gene encoding cytochrome d ubiquinol oxidase subunit II has product MLSLNELWFLVIAILFIGFFVLEGFDFGVGMVSRFLGKNDFEKRVYLNTIGPFWHANEVWLVCAGGAMFAAFPHWYATLFSGFYIPFVFMLLALILRGVSFKFRAKIDNHKWKSAWDWGMFIGSMLPPILWGVAIANFMVGVPIDESKNVVGGFLQLLHPFALLGGVMFFLLCIVHGLQFLTIRTTGKLRERARITAIKIAPFSLITLLVFAGVGLWKTDIFTAHGTEWIMVPIGAFVALLVSTLLNKRRRDGWAFFMTSLTIILLSASVFIGMFPRVMISSLGAMNDLTIYNAASGAYALKLMTYFAIAILPFVIGSQIWSYYVFRQPVKSDNDLEY; this is encoded by the coding sequence ATGTTATCTCTTAATGAGTTATGGTTTTTAGTTATTGCAATCTTATTTATTGGATTCTTCGTACTGGAAGGTTTCGACTTTGGGGTAGGAATGGTTTCGAGGTTTTTAGGAAAGAATGATTTTGAAAAACGAGTTTACTTAAATACAATAGGACCGTTCTGGCACGCGAATGAAGTATGGCTTGTTTGTGCTGGCGGAGCGATGTTTGCGGCATTTCCGCACTGGTATGCAACTTTATTTAGTGGTTTTTATATTCCGTTTGTATTTATGCTCCTTGCTTTAATTTTAAGAGGTGTTTCCTTTAAATTTCGTGCGAAAATAGATAATCATAAATGGAAGAGTGCGTGGGATTGGGGGATGTTTATTGGAAGTATGTTACCTCCTATCCTTTGGGGAGTTGCGATTGCAAACTTTATGGTAGGTGTACCTATTGATGAGAGTAAAAATGTTGTAGGTGGATTCCTGCAATTACTTCATCCATTTGCGTTACTTGGGGGAGTAATGTTTTTCCTACTATGTATTGTTCACGGATTACAATTTCTTACGATACGTACAACTGGTAAATTGAGAGAACGTGCACGAATTACTGCAATAAAAATTGCACCATTTTCATTAATTACACTTCTTGTTTTTGCTGGTGTGGGGTTATGGAAAACCGACATTTTCACTGCTCATGGAACAGAATGGATTATGGTACCAATCGGAGCTTTTGTAGCACTATTAGTGTCCACTTTATTAAATAAAAGAAGAAGAGATGGTTGGGCTTTCTTTATGACGAGTTTAACAATCATTTTACTAAGTGCGAGTGTATTTATCGGTATGTTCCCACGTGTTATGATTAGCTCTTTAGGAGCAATGAATGATTTGACAATTTACAACGCAGCATCAGGAGCTTATGCATTAAAACTTATGACTTACTTTGCGATTGCTATTTTGCCTTTCGTTATCGGAAGTCAAATATGGAGTTATTATGTATTTAGACAACCTGTTAAGTCAGACAACGATTTGGAGTACTAA
- the cydA gene encoding cytochrome ubiquinol oxidase subunit I: METLELARIQFASTTIFHYFFVPLSIGLAFIIAIMQTLYVVKGQEVYKKMAKFWTQLFLINFAVGVVTGILQEFQFGMNWSTYSRFVGDVFGPSLAIEGLLAFFIESTFLGLWVFGEDKLPKRIHLMCIWLLSIGTMLSAFWILTASAFMQSPVGYEMAADGRAQMNDFLAIIQNPQLWVQFPHTITAAIATGAFFIAGVSAWKITKGQETVVFKKSFRISIIVGTITTALVLFFGHAQAQQLIKTHPMKMAAAEALWNTSEDPAPFTVFSKIDTEKKENSFEIQIPYMLSLLSYDKFSGQVEGMNQIQKQYEEKYGPGDYIPPVHTMFWSFRAMVMSGTFMLLLGAYGWFLSRKDRLAEKTWYLKLMVYAISLPFIGNTVGWIMTEMGRQPWVVFGVMKTEDAVSPNVTFGEVLFSLISFTSMYLIMGGICVYLFVRTIKGHKNKKTKKDYQSHDPFDKEEEYVIS, from the coding sequence ATGGAAACGCTCGAATTGGCACGAATACAGTTCGCATCAACAACGATTTTCCATTACTTTTTTGTTCCGCTGTCAATTGGTTTAGCTTTTATTATTGCGATCATGCAAACGTTGTATGTGGTAAAAGGGCAAGAAGTATATAAGAAGATGGCAAAGTTTTGGACGCAATTATTCCTTATTAACTTTGCAGTAGGTGTAGTAACAGGTATTTTACAAGAATTTCAGTTTGGTATGAACTGGTCAACGTATTCACGTTTTGTAGGTGATGTATTTGGTCCCTCGCTTGCAATTGAAGGATTGCTGGCATTTTTCATTGAGTCTACATTCCTAGGTTTATGGGTATTCGGTGAGGATAAATTACCGAAGCGAATTCACTTAATGTGTATTTGGCTCCTTTCCATTGGAACGATGTTATCAGCATTCTGGATTTTAACTGCAAGTGCATTTATGCAGTCACCTGTCGGGTATGAAATGGCAGCGGATGGTCGTGCGCAAATGAATGATTTCTTAGCCATTATTCAAAACCCACAACTATGGGTACAATTCCCGCATACAATTACAGCGGCAATTGCAACAGGTGCATTCTTTATTGCTGGTGTAAGTGCATGGAAAATTACAAAAGGACAAGAAACTGTAGTATTTAAAAAATCTTTCCGAATTTCTATCATTGTTGGAACAATTACAACGGCGCTTGTATTATTCTTCGGTCATGCACAAGCGCAACAATTAATTAAGACACATCCAATGAAGATGGCGGCAGCTGAAGCGCTATGGAATACAAGTGAGGATCCAGCACCATTTACAGTATTTTCGAAAATTGATACAGAGAAGAAAGAAAATTCGTTTGAAATTCAAATCCCTTATATGCTAAGTCTATTATCGTATGATAAGTTTAGCGGTCAAGTTGAAGGGATGAATCAAATTCAAAAACAATATGAAGAAAAATATGGTCCTGGAGATTATATTCCTCCAGTGCATACAATGTTTTGGAGTTTTAGAGCGATGGTAATGAGTGGAACATTCATGCTTCTTCTAGGAGCTTACGGATGGTTCTTATCAAGAAAAGATCGTTTAGCTGAAAAAACGTGGTATTTAAAATTAATGGTGTATGCAATTTCTCTTCCATTCATCGGTAATACAGTAGGGTGGATTATGACTGAAATGGGTCGTCAACCTTGGGTTGTATTTGGTGTAATGAAAACAGAAGATGCTGTATCACCAAATGTAACATTCGGTGAAGTATTATTCTCACTTATTTCATTCACATCAATGTATTTAATTATGGGTGGAATTTGTGTGTACTTATTTGTTCGTACCATTAAGGGCCACAAGAATAAGAAAACGAAAAAGGATTATCAAAGCCATGATCCATTTGATAAGGAGGAAGAGTATGTTATCTCTTAA
- a CDS encoding DUF4352 domain-containing protein, whose protein sequence is MFKKIATVTLAGTLAFSLSACDEKKEVAKTVSNNTKEEQSSAKKENTKNEDTREYNVEKTTQIRNQKLTVHKVQIAQVAEYDKLEKGNEFVIVHVTVENIGNQKVRINPLDFYLERGDGSIVDHTFSTSNKNIFKIKDVDPNGKLTGAITFEAKKGDSNLELIYRPDVMSKEEVKVELK, encoded by the coding sequence ATGTTTAAAAAAATCGCGACAGTCACTTTAGCAGGGACGTTAGCTTTCAGTTTATCGGCATGTGATGAGAAGAAAGAAGTAGCTAAAACTGTATCGAATAATACGAAGGAAGAGCAAAGTAGTGCCAAAAAAGAAAATACGAAGAATGAAGATACAAGAGAATATAATGTTGAAAAAACTACTCAAATTAGAAATCAAAAATTAACAGTCCATAAAGTACAAATAGCACAAGTGGCAGAATATGATAAGCTGGAAAAAGGTAATGAGTTTGTTATTGTTCATGTTACAGTAGAGAATATTGGTAATCAAAAAGTTAGAATTAATCCATTAGATTTTTACCTTGAAAGAGGAGATGGAAGTATCGTGGACCATACATTTTCAACTAGTAATAAAAATATTTTTAAAATTAAAGATGTAGATCCAAACGGTAAGTTAACAGGAGCCATAACATTTGAAGCGAAAAAAGGTGATTCTAATCTTGAATTAATTTATAGACCTGATGTTATGTCTAAAGAGGAAGTAAAAGTAGAACTTAAATGA